Proteins encoded by one window of Pseudomonas sp. LS44:
- the glnA gene encoding glutamate--ammonia ligase yields MSKALQLIKEHDVKWVDLRFTDTKGKQHHVTMPARDALDDEFFEVGKMFDGSSIHGWKGIEASDMILLPVDETAVLDPFTEEPTLILVCDIIEPSTMQGYDRDPRSIAKRAEEYLKTTGIGDTVFVGPEPEFFIFDQVKFKSDISGSMFKIISEQGSWMTDQDVEGGNKGHRPAVKGGYFPVPPCDHDHEIRTSMCNAMEEMGLIIEVHHHEVATAGQNEIGVKFNTLVAKADEVQTLKYCVHNVADAYGKTATFMPKPLYGDNGSGMHVHLSIAKDGKNTFAGEGYAGLSDTALYFIGGIIKHGKALNGFTNPATNSYKRLVPGFEAPVMLAYSARNRSASIRIPYVSSPKARRIEARFPDPAANPYLAFAALLMAGLDGIQNKIHPGDAADKNLYDLPPEEGKLIPQVCGSLKEALEELDKGRAFLTKGGVFSDDFIDAYIELKSEEEIKVRTFVHPLEYDLYYSV; encoded by the coding sequence ATGTCGAAGGCGCTTCAACTAATCAAAGAACACGACGTGAAGTGGGTTGACCTGCGCTTCACCGACACCAAAGGCAAACAGCATCACGTGACCATGCCGGCACGCGACGCGCTGGACGACGAATTCTTCGAAGTCGGCAAGATGTTCGACGGCTCGTCCATTCATGGCTGGAAAGGCATCGAAGCCTCCGACATGATCCTGCTGCCGGTTGACGAAACTGCCGTTCTGGACCCGTTCACCGAAGAGCCGACCCTGATTCTGGTCTGCGACATCATCGAGCCGAGCACCATGCAAGGCTACGACCGTGACCCGCGCTCCATCGCCAAGCGCGCCGAGGAATACCTGAAAACCACCGGTATCGGTGACACCGTATTCGTTGGTCCGGAGCCAGAGTTCTTCATCTTCGACCAAGTCAAATTCAAATCCGACATCTCCGGCTCGATGTTCAAGATCATCTCCGAGCAAGGCTCGTGGATGACCGACCAGGACGTCGAAGGCGGCAACAAGGGCCACCGCCCGGCCGTCAAAGGTGGTTACTTCCCGGTTCCGCCGTGCGACCACGACCACGAAATCCGTACCTCCATGTGTAATGCCATGGAAGAAATGGGCCTGATCATCGAAGTTCACCACCACGAAGTGGCGACTGCCGGTCAGAACGAAATTGGCGTGAAGTTCAACACCCTGGTCGCCAAGGCTGACGAAGTTCAGACCCTGAAGTACTGCGTGCACAACGTTGCCGACGCGTACGGCAAAACCGCTACCTTCATGCCGAAGCCGCTGTATGGCGACAATGGCTCGGGTATGCACGTACACCTGTCGATCGCCAAAGATGGCAAGAACACCTTCGCTGGCGAAGGCTATGCCGGCCTGTCCGACACCGCCCTGTACTTCATCGGCGGCATCATCAAGCACGGTAAGGCCCTGAACGGCTTCACCAACCCGGCGACCAACTCCTACAAGCGTCTGGTTCCGGGCTTCGAAGCTCCGGTCATGCTGGCCTACTCGGCTCGCAACCGTTCCGCCTCGATCCGTATCCCGTACGTCTCCAGCCCGAAAGCCCGCCGTATCGAAGCGCGCTTCCCGGACCCAGCTGCCAACCCGTACCTGGCCTTCGCAGCTCTGCTGATGGCCGGCCTGGACGGTATCCAGAACAAAATCCACCCTGGCGATGCAGCGGACAAGAACCTGTACGACCTGCCGCCGGAAGAAGGCAAGCTGATCCCGCAGGTGTGCGGCAGCCTGAAAGAAGCTCTGGAAGAACTGGACAAGGGCCGTGCGTTCTTGACCAAAGGCGGC
- the thiI gene encoding tRNA uracil 4-sulfurtransferase ThiI has product MKLIVKVFPEITIKSRPVRKHFIRQLAKNIRTVLRDLDPQLVVSGAWDNLEVHSSLSEPKVLREMIERLKCTPGIGQFLEVHEYPLGDFDDIVEKCKQHYGDQLPGKNFVVRCKRAGKHDFTSIEVERYVGSQLRQQCDAAGISLKQPDVVVRMEIRDQRLFVVHKQHNCIGGYPLGTIEHCLVLMSGGFDSTVAAYQMMRRGLVSHFCFFNLGGRAHELGVMEVAHYLWDKYGRSQRVLFVSVPFEEVVGEILGKVDNSHMGVILKRMMLRAATDIADRLKIDALVTGEAISQVSSQTLPNLAVIDAATEKLVMRPLIAAHKQDIIDTAYEIGTAEFAKHMPEYCGVISVNPTTRAKRDRVEYEERQFDMAVLERALERARLVAIDRVIDELGEDVQVEELAEALPGQIILDIRHPDAAEDEPLELSGIEVQALPFFALNSRFKNLDDTRQYLLYCDKGVMSRLHAHHLLSEGHTNVRVYRPA; this is encoded by the coding sequence ATGAAACTGATCGTCAAAGTCTTCCCAGAAATCACCATCAAAAGCCGCCCGGTGCGTAAGCACTTCATCCGGCAGCTGGCGAAGAACATCCGCACGGTGTTGCGCGACCTCGACCCGCAGTTGGTGGTCAGTGGCGCCTGGGACAACCTCGAAGTGCATAGCTCCTTGAGCGAGCCGAAAGTGCTGCGCGAGATGATCGAACGGCTGAAATGCACGCCAGGTATCGGTCAGTTCCTCGAAGTGCACGAATATCCGCTGGGCGATTTCGACGACATCGTCGAGAAGTGCAAGCAGCATTACGGCGATCAGCTGCCCGGGAAAAATTTCGTGGTGCGCTGCAAGCGTGCCGGCAAGCACGACTTCACCTCCATCGAGGTGGAGCGTTATGTCGGCAGCCAGCTGCGCCAGCAATGCGACGCCGCCGGCATTTCGCTGAAGCAGCCGGACGTCGTGGTGCGTATGGAAATCCGCGACCAGCGTCTGTTCGTCGTGCATAAACAGCACAACTGCATCGGCGGTTATCCGCTGGGCACTATCGAGCATTGTCTGGTGCTGATGTCTGGTGGTTTCGACTCCACCGTGGCGGCTTATCAAATGATGCGTCGCGGCCTGGTCAGCCATTTCTGCTTCTTTAATCTAGGCGGCCGCGCCCATGAGCTGGGGGTGATGGAGGTCGCCCACTACCTGTGGGACAAGTACGGCCGTTCCCAGCGCGTACTGTTCGTGTCGGTGCCGTTCGAGGAAGTGGTCGGCGAGATTCTCGGCAAGGTCGACAACAGCCACATGGGCGTGATCCTCAAACGCATGATGCTGCGCGCCGCCACCGACATTGCCGATCGTTTGAAAATCGATGCGCTGGTCACCGGCGAGGCGATTTCCCAGGTTTCCAGCCAGACCCTGCCGAACCTGGCGGTGATTGACGCGGCCACCGAGAAGTTGGTGATGCGCCCGCTGATCGCCGCCCACAAGCAAGACATCATCGATACCGCTTACGAGATCGGCACCGCCGAATTCGCCAAGCACATGCCGGAATATTGCGGCGTCATCTCGGTCAATCCGACCACTCGGGCCAAGCGCGATCGCGTCGAATACGAGGAACGTCAGTTCGATATGGCGGTCCTCGAGCGGGCGCTGGAGCGCGCGCGGCTGGTGGCAATCGACCGAGTGATCGACGAGCTGGGCGAAGACGTGCAGGTCGAGGAGCTGGCCGAGGCGCTGCCGGGGCAGATCATTCTCGACATCCGCCACCCGGATGCCGCCGAAGATGAACCGCTGGAGCTGTCGGGCATCGAAGTACAGGCACTGCCGTTCTTCGCCCTCAACAGCCGCTTCAAGAACCTGGATGACACCCGCCAGTACCTGCTGTATTGCGACAAGGGTGTGATGAGTCGCCTGCATGCCCATCATTTGCTCAGCGAGGGGCATACCAATGTGCGTGTTTATCGTCCGGCTTAA
- the typA gene encoding translational GTPase TypA, whose product MIENLRNIAIIAHVDHGKTTLVDKLLRLSGTLDRKELESERVMDSNDQEKERGITILAKNTALKWNGYDINIVDTPGHADFGGEVERVMSMVDSVLLVVDAQDGPMPQTRFVTQKAFKAGLRPIVVINKIDRPGARPDWVVDQIFDLFDNLGATEEQLDFPIVYASALNGIAGLDHENMDEHMDALFQAIVDHVPTPAVDIDGPFQMQISQLDYNSFLGVIGIGRIARGKVKTNTPVVAIGADGKKRQGRILKIMGHSGLHRVEVGEAQAGDIVCVSGMDELYISDTLCDMNNVEALPPLSVDEPTVSMTFQVNDSPFCGKEGKFVTSRNIKERLEKELLHNVALRVQEGDSADKFKVSGRGELHLSVLIETMRREGFEMAVGRPEVVIKEVDGEKQEPYENVIIDVEEQHQGSLMEQMGLRKGDLTNMVPDGKGRIRLEYTIPARGLIGFRNAFLTMTSGSGILTSTFSHYGSIKSGEVGHRQNGVLVSMATGKALTYSLETLQDRGKLFLEPGQDIYEGQLAGIHSRDNDLVINPTKGKKLDNMRASGKDETIALVPPIKFTLEQALEFIDDDELVEVTPKSIRLRKKVLNENERKRASKN is encoded by the coding sequence GTGATCGAAAATCTACGCAACATCGCCATCATCGCCCACGTCGACCATGGCAAAACCACCCTGGTTGACAAGCTGCTGCGCCTGTCCGGCACCCTGGACCGTAAAGAGCTGGAATCCGAGCGCGTGATGGACAGCAACGACCAGGAAAAAGAGCGTGGCATCACCATCCTGGCCAAAAACACCGCCCTGAAATGGAACGGCTACGACATCAACATCGTCGACACCCCCGGCCACGCCGACTTCGGCGGTGAAGTTGAGCGCGTGATGTCGATGGTCGACTCCGTGCTGCTGGTGGTCGATGCCCAAGACGGCCCGATGCCGCAGACCCGTTTCGTGACCCAGAAGGCGTTCAAGGCCGGCCTGCGTCCGATCGTGGTGATCAACAAGATCGACCGTCCGGGCGCGCGTCCGGACTGGGTTGTCGACCAGATCTTCGACCTGTTCGACAACCTCGGTGCCACCGAAGAGCAACTGGACTTCCCGATCGTCTACGCCAGCGCCCTGAACGGCATTGCCGGCCTCGACCACGAGAACATGGACGAGCACATGGATGCTCTGTTCCAGGCCATCGTCGACCACGTGCCGACCCCGGCTGTCGACATCGACGGTCCGTTCCAGATGCAGATCTCCCAGCTGGACTACAACAGCTTCCTCGGCGTCATCGGTATCGGCCGTATCGCTCGCGGCAAGGTCAAAACCAATACCCCAGTGGTCGCCATCGGCGCCGACGGCAAGAAGCGTCAGGGCCGCATCCTGAAGATCATGGGTCACTCGGGTCTGCATCGCGTTGAAGTGGGCGAAGCCCAGGCTGGCGACATCGTCTGCGTCAGTGGCATGGACGAGCTGTACATCTCCGACACCCTGTGCGACATGAACAATGTCGAAGCCCTGCCGCCGCTGTCCGTCGACGAGCCGACCGTTTCCATGACCTTCCAGGTCAACGACTCGCCGTTCTGCGGTAAAGAAGGCAAGTTCGTTACCAGCCGCAACATCAAGGAGCGCCTGGAAAAAGAACTGCTGCACAACGTTGCCCTGCGCGTTCAGGAAGGCGATTCGGCAGACAAGTTCAAGGTCTCCGGCCGTGGTGAATTGCACCTCTCGGTACTGATCGAAACCATGCGCCGCGAAGGCTTCGAGATGGCTGTCGGCCGTCCGGAAGTGGTGATCAAGGAAGTCGACGGCGAGAAGCAAGAGCCGTACGAAAACGTCATCATCGACGTCGAAGAGCAGCACCAGGGCTCGCTGATGGAGCAGATGGGTCTGCGCAAGGGCGATCTGACCAACATGGTTCCGGATGGCAAAGGCCGTATCCGCCTGGAGTACACCATTCCGGCCCGTGGCCTGATCGGTTTCCGTAACGCCTTCCTGACCATGACCTCGGGCAGCGGCATCCTGACCTCGACCTTCAGCCACTACGGTTCGATCAAGTCGGGTGAAGTCGGCCACCGCCAGAACGGCGTACTGGTCTCGATGGCTACCGGCAAGGCGCTGACCTATTCGCTGGAAACCCTGCAGGATCGCGGCAAGCTGTTCCTCGAGCCGGGCCAGGACATCTACGAAGGCCAGTTGGCGGGTATCCACAGCCGCGACAACGACCTGGTGATCAACCCCACCAAAGGCAAGAAGCTTGACAACATGCGGGCTTCCGGCAAAGACGAAACCATCGCTCTGGTTCCGCCGATCAAGTTCACCCTTGAGCAGGCGCTGGAATTCATCGATGACGACGAACTGGTCGAAGTGACGCCGAAGTCGATCCGTCTGCGCAAGAAAGTGCTCAACGAGAACGAGCGTAAGCGCGCCAGCAAGAACTGA
- a CDS encoding trimeric intracellular cation channel family protein, whose product MSGALAAGRRNMDLFGVSLIAFLTALGGGTVRDILLGHYPVGWTQHPQYIYVTIGAGLCAMLLARFMHHLRQLFLVLDAVGLIAFTVIGCNVALELNYSQPVVVMAGLITGIFGGILRDILCNRTPQVLRHELYASVSLLIALLYLALRERGVDHDINLLASFSAGLLLRLSAIRFGWSLPVFSYAPGRWGH is encoded by the coding sequence ATGTCCGGCGCGCTCGCCGCTGGGCGGCGCAACATGGACCTGTTCGGCGTCTCGCTGATCGCCTTCCTCACCGCCCTCGGCGGCGGCACCGTGCGCGACATTCTGCTCGGCCACTATCCGGTCGGCTGGACCCAACACCCACAGTACATCTACGTGACCATCGGCGCCGGCCTCTGCGCCATGCTGCTCGCGCGCTTCATGCACCACCTGCGCCAGCTGTTCCTGGTACTCGACGCCGTGGGCCTGATCGCCTTCACGGTGATTGGCTGCAACGTCGCCCTGGAGCTGAACTACAGCCAACCGGTAGTGGTGATGGCCGGACTGATCACCGGCATCTTCGGTGGCATCCTCCGCGACATCCTCTGCAACCGCACCCCGCAGGTGCTGCGCCACGAGCTGTACGCCAGCGTGTCGCTGCTGATCGCCCTGCTCTATCTGGCGCTGCGCGAGCGCGGCGTCGACCACGACATCAACCTGCTCGCCTCCTTCAGCGCTGGCCTGCTGCTGCGCCTCTCGGCGATCCGCTTCGGCTGGTCGCTGCCGGTGTTTTCCTACGCACCGGGGCGTTGGGGACACTGA
- a CDS encoding YkgJ family cysteine cluster protein, giving the protein MNNLLIIGAELDRTETWIKYEKTMCSSCHSTCCTMPVEVKFNDLLRIGLVQEFERSEPAKNIAKRLMKEGIVERFSQKTGIYTLVRMGNNDCLYLDRKSRLCTIYDLRPETCRNHPKIGPRPGYCAFKPKAEPARR; this is encoded by the coding sequence ATGAACAACCTGTTGATCATCGGTGCCGAACTCGATCGCACCGAAACCTGGATCAAATACGAAAAAACCATGTGCAGCAGCTGCCACTCCACCTGCTGCACCATGCCGGTAGAAGTGAAGTTCAACGATCTGCTGCGGATTGGTCTGGTTCAGGAGTTCGAGCGTAGCGAGCCGGCCAAGAACATCGCCAAACGCTTGATGAAAGAAGGCATCGTCGAGCGCTTCAGCCAGAAAACCGGGATCTACACGCTAGTGCGCATGGGCAACAACGACTGCCTGTATCTGGATCGCAAGAGCCGCCTGTGTACGATCTACGACTTGCGCCCGGAGACCTGCCGCAATCACCCGAAAATCGGCCCGCGGCCGGGCTACTGCGCATTCAAGCCCAAGGCTGAGCCGGCCCGACGCTAG
- the estP gene encoding esterase EstP — MMKRTLRALAPACLLTIISPALYASPYSSLIVFGDSLSDAGQFADSGGPANATLRFTNRVGPTYLPGRGEVTSTTTPMRLGALLGVDGLGPSTSAVLARQGLADGNNWAVGGYRTDQIFASITQPGGSATGFRTRDGYLVDLANRGLSLDRNALFYVNGGGNDFLQGRVLNTVQAQAAGNRLADSVQALQAAGARYFVVSMMGSVGNTPALFGTPAAGLLTGLVNDLNTQLIGRLKQIDAQIIPLNVPALFGEVLQNPAAYGFDATQNLRGTCFSGCARVNPTWGITSATPNPDRLLFNDSVHPTTAVQQIFADYTYSLLSAPWELTLLPEMAHGTLRAHQDQLRAQWQADWEAWQAVGEWRAFVNGGGQHLDFDGQDAGASGDGTGYNLNLGGSYRLDDAWRVGVAAGLYGQELEAGQADSDYNLRSYLGTVFAQYQQNRWWGELALTGGYLDYDDLKRKFALGITTRSEKGDTDGYLWALGGRAGYDIAQPGSDWHLSPFISADYARVEVDGYAENGATSTSLRFDDQKRTSKRLGVGLQGRLQVTPATALFAEVAQEREFEDDPSDLRMSLNSLDSLDFTLQGYTPDDQLQRASIGFNQQLTAELALRGGYTFGKTDDDELQAVSVGLSLDF, encoded by the coding sequence ATGATGAAACGGACTCTGCGCGCGTTGGCGCCAGCCTGCCTGCTGACAATTATTTCCCCTGCGTTGTACGCCTCGCCCTACAGCTCATTGATCGTCTTTGGCGACAGCCTTAGCGATGCCGGGCAGTTTGCCGATTCGGGCGGCCCGGCCAACGCCACCCTACGCTTTACCAACCGGGTCGGGCCAACCTATCTGCCGGGACGTGGCGAGGTGACCAGTACGACCACGCCGATGCGTCTTGGGGCGCTGCTCGGTGTGGACGGGCTGGGGCCATCCACTTCAGCGGTGCTCGCCCGCCAGGGCCTGGCCGACGGCAACAACTGGGCGGTGGGCGGCTATCGCACCGACCAGATTTTCGCCTCGATCACCCAGCCGGGGGGCTCGGCTACCGGTTTTCGAACCCGCGATGGCTATCTGGTCGACCTCGCCAATCGCGGCCTGAGCCTGGATCGCAACGCATTGTTCTATGTGAACGGCGGTGGCAACGATTTTCTCCAAGGACGGGTCTTGAATACGGTCCAGGCGCAAGCCGCCGGGAACCGCCTCGCCGATAGCGTGCAGGCGTTGCAGGCGGCCGGCGCGCGTTACTTCGTGGTGTCGATGATGGGCAGTGTGGGCAATACCCCGGCGCTCTTTGGAACCCCGGCTGCGGGATTGCTCACCGGGTTGGTGAATGATCTGAATACTCAGCTGATCGGCCGCTTGAAGCAGATCGATGCGCAAATCATTCCGCTGAACGTGCCGGCGTTGTTCGGCGAAGTTCTCCAGAACCCCGCTGCTTATGGCTTCGATGCGACGCAGAATCTGCGTGGCACCTGCTTCAGTGGCTGTGCCAGGGTCAACCCGACCTGGGGCATCACCAGTGCTACGCCGAACCCGGACCGCTTGCTGTTCAACGACAGCGTGCACCCGACCACCGCGGTGCAGCAGATCTTCGCGGACTACACCTATTCACTGCTGTCCGCGCCCTGGGAGCTGACCCTGCTGCCGGAAATGGCGCACGGCACCCTGCGCGCCCATCAGGATCAACTGCGCGCGCAATGGCAGGCCGACTGGGAGGCATGGCAAGCGGTCGGAGAGTGGCGGGCCTTCGTCAATGGCGGCGGCCAGCACCTCGATTTCGACGGTCAGGACGCCGGCGCCAGCGGTGATGGGACCGGCTACAACCTCAACCTCGGCGGCAGCTATCGACTCGACGATGCCTGGCGGGTTGGCGTGGCGGCGGGTTTGTATGGGCAGGAGCTGGAAGCCGGGCAAGCCGACTCCGACTACAACCTGCGCAGCTATCTAGGCACCGTCTTCGCCCAGTACCAGCAGAATCGCTGGTGGGGCGAGCTGGCCTTGACCGGCGGCTACCTGGACTACGACGACCTGAAGCGCAAATTCGCCTTGGGCATCACCACCCGCAGCGAAAAGGGTGACACCGACGGCTATCTCTGGGCGCTCGGCGGGCGTGCCGGTTACGACATCGCCCAGCCGGGCAGCGACTGGCATCTGAGTCCGTTCATCAGCGCCGACTATGCGCGAGTGGAGGTCGACGGTTATGCGGAGAATGGCGCTACGTCGACGTCGCTGCGCTTCGATGATCAGAAGCGCACCTCCAAGCGCTTGGGCGTTGGTCTGCAGGGCCGTCTGCAAGTGACACCGGCGACCGCGCTGTTCGCCGAAGTGGCGCAAGAGCGGGAGTTCGAGGATGACCCTAGCGATCTGCGCATGTCGCTGAACAGCCTCGATAGCCTCGACTTCACCCTGCAGGGCTATACCCCGGACGATCAACTGCAGCGCGCCAGCATCGGCTTCAATCAGCAGCTCACCGCGGAGTTGGCGCTGCGCGGCGGCTACACCTTCGGCAAGACTGACGATGACGAGCTGCAGGCGGTGAGCGTGGGGCTGTCGTTGGATTTCTGA